DNA sequence from the Falco peregrinus isolate bFalPer1 chromosome 16, bFalPer1.pri, whole genome shotgun sequence genome:
AGCAGTGAGGTGTGTGCCCTGACTTGAAACGCTCTCTGTAATTTTACTATGAGGGCAGTTTTTCCGTGTGGAGACAGCGTGAGCCTACACTAATGTTAGACAGTAATGGCCTCTTAATACCTACAGCAGCCCTCATTTTTAACGCAAAGTGTGAGCCCCAAGCTGTCCCTGAAATACAAGGGCAAGAGTCCGAAAAGGCTTCTTGAACTAATTAGTTCTTTCCGTGGATACTTTAGCATTATTACCTGGGCTAGTCAGTTGCCTATAAAAGGGCAAAAAGTCTATATAAGAGTTTTTTTGAGGGTAACTTTTCCACTGTGGTTTTTATGGTGTTATCTTGTTACAGTGCTTGGTATACTTTTCCTTGTGtgataaaatacacaaaaactTACTAAGTTTGAAAACTTACATTTTCCCAGCACTGTaaatttccaaaagaaacacaGTGATACCTTAATGAGCAAAATAAGTTAGAAAATAACTGAGGTACAGCATGGCGGTTTCCTTGCACACTGACTTTTGTGTAATTCTGAGAACCTTATCTAGTCATGTaggtgggtggggaggaggtgctTTTTCCATTGCTTAATAGGATTTTGCAGTCCTTTGTGATGCAGCGTGAGGTGTGACTTCATGTGGTTGACTTTGATATCTGAATTGCCCTCAAAAACTGGGGATGActtgctttcatgttttctgaGATTCTGCAGCAGCAAGTAAAAGCTCAGGCAGGTCTTCTGAGAGGACCTCTCCAGGAATGGGTTTATGGGTTGGGATGGGATTTACAGTTACTTTTGAAACACCCTTTGGCTGTAAAATAAGAGTTATGTCTCACAAAAATAGCAGAACTTTTAGCTGAACTCTTGTGTAGatacaaaaaatattcactCAGATTCACACTGGCGTAATTGAAAAGTGAGTCAATAAATTCATACGGATCACAAGCTGGAACAGTGAGTTAAGTGCCCTGCAATGTTCATCTGTTTCGCCACAGTGGCATAGCAGGAGTTTTGCAAATAAGAAATGTGACATGCTAAAGGACCTATAGCTGTTAATTCCAACAAAACCTAGTTACCTTAACACTGTGTTTCCAGTCCTCATTTTATAAATCAGACTTaacaggttttttccttaaactttTAAAGTAGACCTCTTTGAAAGTCATGACCTCTTTAAAGTCTTGAATGTCACATTTCTCACCATACATCTTAAGAGCAAATAGCGTTAGCAGTTGGGCaatatttggaatattttaaagagCTTATTATTGTGCTTTTTCATaacttgctcttttctttccttttgagcATACCTTTTTATTTGTTAGCTCTTTACCAGTGTTTTGTTGATACCATCACAACTATTCAGGTGCATTTTCCGAAATTCTGAGCCACTTTTTTGTTACATGTGAAGTACATGAAATGTTACTGAGAATATAAGAACGTGATTGTACTGTAGGTTTGGCCTTGCTTTCTTGGTCAGCGAGAGCTTCACCATGACATTATTCTTAAATCATGTACCTAGAGTACATGTAGCCAGCCACAGCAATGTTGTTTGGATACTTACATGTTTAATTACAGATACGTACATGGtggtatttttctcttaaaatatgtACTACTTAGACTGTTGGTGTTACTTTATCCACATATCAAAAGCTTACAGGCTGCTCACATACACTTgtacaaataatatttctgtaacataagaaagatgtatttaaaaCCTAAAATTTCTGCAGATAATATGATTGAAAAAGTTAGGTGTCTTTATAAATGCTTGAGATAGCTGAAAGTGCAAAATTAAAGGGACTATCTGGGCGTTCTTTATTTACATGTTATTTCCTATTTGCTGTGAACAAACCTGGCTGATAATTACTCCATTAGCTATGAGTTCTTTATATCGGGAGTCctcattctttttaattttctttcctagatCCGTTATATTTCACAAACTCAAGGCCTTCCAGCAGAGTATCTTCTCAGTGCAGGAACGAAAACAAGCAGGTTTTTTAACAGAGATCCAAATTTGGGATACCCACTTTGGAGGCTAAAggtttgtcttgtctttttaaTTCTCAGTTCTCTTTTGTTCATTGAGGGCTTCACGTAAATTTACACCTAGTTTTAGTGTTCTGTGAAAACATTCTGAGTGAAGACTGGATGTGAAATGCCATTCAAATATAGCTGATTtgtgtatttcatttcagaacCTGTACAGACCTCCTGGTACTCATCTTAACAATAGCATCTGTGCATGATAGTACCAGCAAAGAGTGGGTGTTAAAGTAATTGAGATAATGGTTACTTATTACGGCCTGCTCAGTCTTGGTGAAGTGTGTCATCTCCTGACAATACAAAAAGTAAAACGGGGAGTATTTCATGATAGTCTGTGTTAGTTTAACagaaatttatttatgtattgGCAGAGGACAGGAAAGAGTCAGATATACACTTGATTTGCCTTTAAAtctgagcagcagaaggaaggggattttgcctttcttcctcttttgtaAAAGAggggtttaaaatatttatagccTCTTTTCCTAAATCagatattttcagttcttctggCTACTGCACTACCTAACGAAGCCTTGAAATTAAGTCATCCTGCTGTTAATTTAGCTTTGTGATGAATGATCTTCCCAGCTGAGGAAATGAGAAGCcatgggtgttttggtttggccTACTGGCacttgatttgttttaaagaggCGAAAGATCACCTGGCTTAACTCtttcttgctgatttttctttatcagtATGTGATATCTTTGTATTAACAACTGCTTTCTTTTATAGACCCCAGAAGAGCATGAGTTGGAGACAGGAATAAAATCAAAAGAGGCTCGGAAATATATATTCAACTGTTTGGATGATATGGCGCAGGTGTGTGGAAATCTTGTAACACACGGATAACTATCATATTAATTACGTACATTATTTGGGATCCCTAAAAGaggctcctgtgctgcagtAGTCCTCTTCTGCATGCTGTTGAGAGCACTGATATGGGTTTTCCATGGAGCCAGTTTGCATCAGAAATCACTGTATTAAAGACCCtcaaaattttaattatgaagCTGTTAAGaaatttcctgttttttcttagGCCTTGATCTGGTAGATGCAACAAGTGCGCGTAGCCTGTTGTCACTAGAGGTAGCTGAGTAGTAGGAGCAGTAGCTGAACACCTTCAGATGTGTTTACAGGATTGGGCTTCTTACTGGACTTCGGAAATGTTGACAGGAACTACAGATcgttctatttttttcattctgttttcagaagtaaaatgaaGGAATATCTGATTGTTTGAAATATCATGAGGCCTTGAGTCTTGAAATATGTTGGtcttaattttctgttgcttttataGCTGTTACCACTTTTCGTCTGTGCAGAGAATATAGAATCTTGCCATTCTGATTTGCCAGCCCCTTATAGCCCCACACAGAAAATAAGGGCATATTGCCAGGCAGTGGAGACTGAAGCCTGGTTGGTATCTATTGAACAGACCAAGTGAGAAATCAGTGTGCAAGTTTGACTGTCTTTCATAGAATGGGCAAGGGAAAGATTGTGTTTTAGCGTTGTAGTGTCTGTAATTAAGCTGGCTAAGAAACAGAAGTGCccaataaatatttctgcatgaTGTGAAATTACTGAATTGTTATGTAGCGATTAATTTTATGTTTGTGTGAACTACTCTCACTTTATTTTCAAGGTGAATATGTCTACAGACTTAGAAGGGACTGACATGTTGGCAGAGAAGGCTGACCGAAGGGAATATATTGATTTGTTGAAGAAAATGTTGACAATTGATGCAGATAAGAGAATTACTCCACTGAAGACTTTGAACCATCCTTTTGTTACAATGACACACCTACTGGATTTCCCACACAGTAATCAGTAGGCTTCCTTagatttcttattttgtttcaggATTGGCTTACTGGAAACACGGCATTGCACTTTCCTGCTTTCTGtcaatgctgttttctgcagtttctggcTGATCTGAAAATAGTGATGGCATGTATAAGCAAAGGAATGTTCATAAgcttccttttcatgttttagGACATCCtttgttggtttaaaaaaagccaaaacctaAACGTAAAGGCATGTGCACAAAGATGGGAATCTGTTCTGTCTCTGTTGTACTGGTTTTACATATctgatattttccttctgtcattGTCTTTCAGTGTGAAATCTTGCTTTCAAAATATGGAGATCTGCAAGCGAAGAGTTAACATGTATGATACAGTGAATCAGATTAAAAGCCCATTCATGACTCATGTTGCTCCTAATACAAGCACAAATCTGACGATGAGCTTTAACAACCAGCTCAATACAGTACACAATCAGGTATAGCATCTTTTAGCTATTTTATACTAATCAAAGAAACAGAGTCATCTTAATTTTGTTCCATCAGACCAAATCCTGTTCTGCAAAACCATTGTATTTAAATTACTCCCCAGGATTTATAGTCTTGTCTTGAAATTCAGTTCTTCAAAACTTAGGCCAAGGCAGTCTCTTTACTTCACCAAATCATATTTGCCTATCAGTTGAGGAACATAAGTAAAGTTTCtgcaatttctgttttttctgacaGAACCTAAAAACAGGTTCTGTTTTTACCTGAAACATTTTCCTGGTGCTTACTTCATAGTATGATACTGATGGTTCCTGTTGTTTTATAACAagtaatctgatttttttttcttttttgtttttcttttttccctcctaggCCAGTGTATTGGCTTCCAATtctactgctgctgctactcTTTCCCTGGCAAACTCAGATGTCTCGCTGCTAAACTATCAGTCTGCTCTGTATCCATCATCTGCAGCACCAGTTGCAGGAGTGACACAACAGAGTGTTTCCTTGCAACCTGGAACCACCCAGATCTGCACGCAGGCTGACCCATTCCAGCAAACGTTCATTGTTTGTCCCCCTGCTTTTCAAAGTAAGCGGAAAAACCCTTTGTGTGATACTGTGGTTTCTATTAGGTAGAAAAGAGAAGTTGTAATTTGCACTAAATTGAGAAAGTGCAGAAGACCACTCTGTCCTCTTGCATCAGATGTAAGTGCAGAATCAGGTCAGACATGTGTAGACACTTGGGTCTCTTCCAGATCATGCTTGAACAGGTGACAGTATCTTGCCTGCCTAGGTTGCAGTCTTGGTCTGGTTGCCCAACCAGTTTTTCCCCCCAAACTGAACACAACAGCATTCCACAGAAAGCAGTGAACAGAGGAGCCAGACCTATCTGAAAACAAGAAAGTctcatgctgtgttttgtacGTCAGGAGTGAATGTCTGGTCTTTGAGTCTCGGTTCGCAGGCACTGATACAGCTGTGTAGTTTGTTTGCAGCACGTCTTCacagcttgcaaaaaaaaaaaaaaaaaaaaaaaagattagcaCAAGCACGGGTCTGTTAATCCTGAAAGTTCCCTGTTTATGCTTATATCTGGATTGTGTTGATATGTACGGTTATGGATGAAGTGGAACTGGTAGTATAAGGTTTGAACTTTGAACATAGTCTGAAGCCACACAGAATTAGATGTCTGTGTTATCTGTATTTCTGGAAACATGACTATGGACTTCAACAGAGCCAAGCTTTTGAGGACTGTCCATCATTGCCCTTTGGCATACTGGGACTTCAGAAGTACTTACTTCAGCTGGTGTTTTATTAGTACGCTTTTGACAAAGggaacagcttttctttctcttcatctgACCCTGTCTTCTGCCCTTACCTGGTACAAAtttgattttggaaagaaactagggaaaaaaagaaaaaagaataataaagcaGCTTAGCAGTGATGTATTCTTGTCCTCCACAGCTGGACTTCAGGCAACTACAAAGCATTCTGGGTTCCCAGTAAGGATGGAGAACGCTGTCCCAATTGTACCACAGgcacctgcagcacagccactgcAGATCCAGTCTGGAGTTCTCACGcaggtaaagaaaacaaaaaaccaaaaacaaacaaaaaacccccaaacacccATAGAATTAACTGCAACTCCTGCCACCATCCTGGAGAACCTGACTGCCCCTCTGGTGCTGGGGTGAGTGCAATTTCATTTAACTCTGAAACGTTAAATGCACATCACTTCTaagacagcatttttttgttttgttttttctgtaatatttgaaGTGTAAACTATTTTATGTTATGTCCCTCCCTGCTTTTAGGAGTTTTATTTAATAACGGGAATAAATATGTAGTTTGCTGCTGCTAAAAACAGGCTGTATTTTCTCACAGGTGTACACTGCCTTGTTGGTAGTGGTGTACGGTTTTGCCTACATGTTAAAAATATGGCAGcaaattttagaagaaataatttctgtaagaaGTGAGAACCCAGTGGACAGAAGTGGCAACACAGATTACTCATGTTAAAATTCCAtctttaaattaatgaaattatttctgaattctTAATTAGTTACATTATTAGTGTGAATTGATGCAAAGTGATGacataattatttctgttgtttgcaGTTTAAACTGTACGCGATAGCAAAATTCATAAATCAttctaaaaaattattttgtaaatagtAGTAGTATGTCGTaaagtaaaacaatttttatttccaattaGTAATGCTTTAGTATGTAGCCAGTTCCCAGTGAGCCACAGGttttattcactgaaaatttGTAAATGCTTTTATAATTAAGTACACTTTATTTATTTGGATAGTTTTAGTTTCTGCTGACATTAACACACATTTTATTAGTGCAGTATATTGTACTTACTGACATACTTGTAGAGGAGTAATTTTTAGATTGTTTGGTCTAAATAATTTTGGTGGCATTCTGTGATCTGGTTTGTTTAGCATAATTATACAGGTAATGGTATCCAAAAAGCAGAATACTTGAAGGAGGCTGACAGGAATcaaaaacctgcttttcctGAGAGTGCAAATTGTACACTAAGAATCTAGTTTTAATTGGACATTTGATGGACTAATATGTGTCTTGATAGTTTCATCACAGGTAACTTTGCGCTTTGATGACACAAAAGACCTACCGTGCCTTCTAGTAAATCCCATAGTTTATCTTTTTCCAAGAGTACTGTGTGTGAGTTTGGAGGTACAACAGTAAATGCTGCATCCTGCTAGGGGTGCAGTCTGTGTTAACAGTTAGCGCAGCATATGTAGTGTAACTTGCTGGGACCAAGTCAAGTATCAATAGCTGAACACTATCTcgtttttactttttaaatgtgTCATCGGAGAGATCCTGTTCCCAAATTCCCTGTTCTTCATGTTCCCCTCAGGGACATGTAAGTGCTTAGAGGAACATGCCCGGAGGGTCTGGGTATTTCTGGTTTCACTGCATTCATTGCAATTCTGGAGTCTGCTCAAGCACCATAGAATGCCAGTGAGGTGAAACCTTTTCTGGCCCTATTGCTGAACCCACTTACCTGCATCAGTACGTGTGTTTCACTCACTGCCTGATCTACATTTCAGGGAAGCTGTACACCACTAATGGTAGCAACTCTTCATCCTCAAGTAGCCACCATCACGCCGCAGTATGCGGTCCCCTTTACTCTGAACTGCGCAGCCGGCCGGCCAGCGCTAGTAGAACAGACGGCAGCAGTACTGGTAATTGCCTCCCTTGATTGTGTTCACTAACTgagtttttgttttaacttaGACTTGCAGAGGGCATGGAAGCATGTGCCATCTTGTGGCTGTGTTCTTGCTACATCTTAATGTCTTGTTGTTTTCCTCCCCAACATTGCTGAAGCACTGTCTGACTCTGACGTTTAGTGTGGCTCTGTAAAGAATCCAGATCCATTGACTATTACTTTTTACTAGCCTAGTATTATAAAGCTCTTCTAAGTGATACTGTAGAAGAGTTGTAATTGTTCTTGTTCTTTGCTTACTATCCtatctttgcttttttgattGTTGAATGCAAAGGAATCAGTCTTTAGCTTGACTCTGCTACAGGTACCTGGATGGCCAGAATTTGAACTACTTGGCAAGTTAgcagtatgttttgtttttcaacacGTGTAAAGCTGCTTTGCATGTAGAAATGTTTCAGGTCGTTAAGCCCAGGCTAAAATCTCTAATGATAGCAAATTCTTTAATGTATTGCTTTAGCAGTCGATTTCTCTTAACCTCTGTTGAACACTGACAATAATTTTCTGgccttttattatttatagcaAATCGCAGGTAGCTTACTTCATCCAGATAAAGATACTGTTCTTCACAGATACTTTCAGTTCATATGTATTTCTTGGTTGAAATTAAAGGTGAGCTCTAGTATCCAAATTGGCAATAGCTAGCTGTTAGGCTATTtggaacaatttttaaaaagtatggGGGAAGGGAATTAAAACACACCTTTAAGAAATGTATGTTTTCAAAATTGTCCTCTTCTGTATTCATTTGGCACCTGCATCAGAACAACTTTGCAGGTGCCACAAAGAAGTCATTGTGAAACTCCAGAATCAGATCAGTGAAGCTTATGAAAACATTGCAGTGCACAGTTACGTGCTGGTATCCTCACATGTCTTTCAAAGCACATTCCATTATGTGAATCATGTTGTTTCTTGTGGCTTTAAAGTCATAGTTTGagtgtcatttttttccaagagggAGACCTCTGCTGAAGTGGAGTTTGCTCAAGTCATACCTGTACGGAAATTAAAACCCACTTGTTTGGATTCTTCTGAACCAAGTTAACTGCTTCTGGTTTCTGAGGATGGGAAGGCAGGAGAGTGGGGTTCTCCTGGGTGTATCAGCCCAGCGATGcatctcctttcctccttttgaaTTTTGAttgctgaaaggctgcaatCTGGGCTCTGAAAACGGCAAGGGGTGACTGTAGCAGAGCTTGGGACACAAGCGAGTTGTTAGTGATGTTGTCAAAAGTGTATTTGGGCTTTTGATTCAACAGGCAAATTCTGTTCTCCTGCGTGTGTGCAGTGGACTTGTCGTTCAACTCCGCTGTACAGCAGTGGAGATCAGAGCCAGCTGTCTCCAGACTATGAGCCTGGATTCTGAGTTTCTCTGGAGGACTTACTGTTTCTGTTTGGATTCTGGGAGCCTTTGGAGTGAATTTGCTCACCTTTAGTGCTTCCGACACTTCTCCCTTGCTGCTTCCCCTGAGTTTGCATTAGCCATTTGCTAAGCTTTGCATATTTTTGTCCTTCCTCTGTCAAAACAGTTCGTCGCTTGGAAGGCCCGATTTCTGCCTCTCATTGGGAATTTATATCTTGCTGTATTAAACTCTCTGCTTTGTCTTGTGCAGGTGTTGGCTTTTGGAAAGACGCATGGTGTGACTTTTaacatgtttctcttttttttttttttttttccttctttttttttttaatattattattccGCTTATGTTGGCAGAGGTTTTAGCAGCTCTCTGCTTTGGAGGCTTCTTGTTTGGAACTGGCATTTGTAATAAGTGGATCTGTtacttgcagaaatattttattttaaaacagcaggtGTTTATGGTTTTGCAGTTTAAACTGCAAGAAAGAGTggcatgtattttcaaaatcataGAAATATTGTACTaccaaatttattttggttttggtttttttttccagagaaaaccTGTGTTTTGTCAATTTGGACAGGAACATTAATAATactaatgaattaaaaatatcttcacatATCTCCCTTGTAACTAAATGTTTCTCTTAGTGTggtttttcttaaatactttaGTTGAGGTAGGGTGAATTTCCACAACAGTAACGCTGTCTCAGCTCTCTCAATATGAGCCCTTTAagccagaaaaacagaaaggaccAAATTGGCTTGCTATTTTGGAATCCTTCAGCAGAGCAGTGTGCATAAACTTACATGCCGAAACAGTCCTGAACACTCAGGCTGCGTCTGGCCTTACAGTATCTGGCTGCATTGTGCAGTACAGTATTAACACTCTTCTCCCCAGGTAACATCTGTGATACAGAAGGTTAGTGAAGTGTCAGGGGAAGCTTGTATCTCtggttttcttgttctgttgctgTACTGAGACCTTTTGAGAAAGTGCAATGATGTGCTGTTATCTCTGCAAGCTAACAATCTACACAAGTGCATTTGTTGCTTGGAACAAATCTCTTTTCACCTGTAGGAACTGAAATCTAGTGAATCTGTGTatctgtttgttgttttgcagCAGGCCTGGCCTGGGGGAACCCAGCAGATACTGCTTCCTTCtacctggcagcagctcccaggggtTGCTTTGCACAACTCCGTTCAGCCAGCGACTGTGATTCCAGAGACGATCAGCGGCAGCCAGCAATTAGCTGACTGGAGGTAGGGATTGCACAGGGTCCAGCTCTGTGCTGAATGGAAATACGTGCCACTGCAGTACTGCCTGCAATGTACAGaatttctcccttcccttcagaTTCACGCAGTGCTCGGTGCAGCTTGCAGTTCCTGCAGTGTAGCCATGGGATTtgggtctttttctttctgtttttctgctccaGGAATGCACATTCCCATGGAAATCAGTATAGCACTCTCATGCAACAGCCATCACTACTGACCAACCACGTGACATTAGCTACAGCGCAGCCTCTGAATGTTGGAGTTGCTCATGTTGttaggcagcagcagagcagcaatgTTCCAGCAAAGAAGAACAAGCAGCCAGCACCAAGCGCTGCCAAGTAAGGCTTCCTTTCCCGGTCCTAgaaaggctgtgggtgtgtTTGTGGAGGTTTTAGTTATGGTGTGAAAAACTGATCTTCTGATCATGGTGGTGTTGTCTGTGTAGCTTTTTTATGTGCTGCAGTTGCTTTTAAAGATCTCTTGGAAAAAGTCTTCAGGCTGTAGTCACTGATACAAGCAATGCTAATTTTGGTGAGAGTATAGGGGATGTGGTTGACCAAGTGCTTTACTGTACTGGTCAAAGGCGGGGTTTGCACATTCAGGGTGTGTTGGTGCCATACCAATAGAAGTGACAGAACTGACAGCTGTCGAACAAGGGGTGGCAGGTTTCTGGCCGTGTTCGGATGAATCAGTCCCATTCAGAGCATCACTGAGTGCATTGCTCTCTTCTGGGATGTGTTCTGCAGCATTCTTCTGTATGAGTGTCTGTGCTGAGGTTCTTTCTATGTGTTTCAAGATGTTTCTTCTCATACATGTGCTCCAGCCTGCCGGAGCCTGGCTGTTCCTAATGCTGGTGCTGGTTTGTCCCAGCCTGCTGACACGAAGCTGAATACTGCTTTGGTTTTCCATCAGGCCCAGTTCAACTCTAGAGACCATGCCCTCTCAAGTTTACTCGCTCATTGGGAGCAGTCCTTTGcgctccacctcctcctcttctaaCGTGCTCGTCCCAGTGCAGGAACAGCACCAGCCCATTGTGATCCCAGACACTCCAAGCCCACCTGTCAGCGTCATCACCATTCGCAGCGACACTGATGAGGAAGAGGACAGCAAATACAAACCTGCCAGGTAGGAAGATCATTTCAGCAGCCAGTCCTGATTTGTCCTGAGCTCAGCCCAAGTGTCAAGGAGAGTGGAGAACACTACATGCAAAGCCCTGGCTAGGCTAAGAAGCACTGCGTAAGACAGAAAATTCTGCATTATGTCTGCAGTTTGTGTCTCTAGTTAACCAGAATTTCATCTGATATGGAGGGGAGGGTATGAGATTCTAGAGGGAGAACCCCTGCATCTTGTGGGAAAAGCTAGAATGTTTTtgcgttttgttttgttttttttccccctgcagttTGGGTATGAAGCAGAGATCCAATGTGATCAGCTACGTTACTGTTAATGACTCCCCTGATTCCGACTCCTCCCTGAACAGCCCCTATGCCACAGACCCACTTTCCTCTCTCAGGAGTACAGGCGGTGCCCTGGAGCTGCCGAGTAGAGGAGCATCTGACAGCTCCAGCTCTCGGACTATCATTGTGCCGCCACTGAAAACACAGCTCAATGACTGCATTGTAGCTACCCAGGCTTCAGGTAGGCGTGCTCTCGTAGGTTGCTGTGCTCAGTAGTTTTTGCTAAGGCTCAGGTGCTGTCTTGTCCCTGACAGCTTTGTTCTCACAGTTTTGGACTGTCTGCAGTGGGTCTTCAGCAGCTTTAGGTTTCACAGCTGCTGTTCTGAGAGTGCAAGCCTTGgtctgttttcagtttcattgaTAGATTTACCTTTCCTCTATGTTTGGCTGCTTTTAGAAAGATCGGTAAAAATTCACAATGATTCTTGTACAATCAGATTTTAAATCATAATTGAAGAAAAGGCCCTGTTACGGAAATAGCCCCTGTACAGTCCTTGGTTACCTAAGCTGGTTATCATAGTGCATGGTGTGTGAGAGGGGAGCATGGGCTAAGCTTTTGAAATCTTTCAGGCATCCTGAGCAGCACCAGTAAGACCAAGCCAGTGGCCTCTGTGAGCGGGCAGTCGTCAGGATGCTGTATAACACCTACTGGGTACCGCTCGCATCGCGTGGTCACAAGCGGTGTGCAGCCTCTCAATCTCAGCCAGGTAAGTGCTGCATGGCTTTTGCTGACCTTTGAACTTGATGCTTTAGAATTGCTTTAGAAACATCATGCTGTACGGCAGGGAGAATGACTTGATTGCAAGAGGATTGTTAGCTGCTACCTCATTAATTCTTTGAAGCCAATTCTGTCCTTTGGCTGTGCAGGGTAGGGTAAACTCCACAGGGAGTATATGTGAAGTTTCTCAACTTCATAACAAATTCTTTGTTCCTGTACCAgagggcaggagaaggaagcaTGGTTATGTCCGTATTCTTCAGTTGTGCTCCTAGTCATACCTGTCTTGCAGCGAGGCCTTCTTGATACTTGGGTGGGAAAGCGACACCAGGATCCAGCTGCTGAATTAGAGTAGCACTGAAGGCACTCAACAGTATGAGGAGATTCTTCTCTTCCTTACCTTCCTTTACCTTCTCGCAAAGGCCCGACCAGGAGATTAAGGCTGGACCTTGTCTCTCAAACTAAACAGTTAGCACCTGTCTTCCCTTGAAACTTTCAGAGATTGGTTTCACTTCAGTTTGCGTTGCAACTCTTGATCATTGGGTCAAGCTGCAGTAGCCTTTCAGAAGGGAGGAAGCATTAACACCTCCAGTTAATTTCTGGCGTGGGGACAAGACAGGCTTTGTTGTGCTGAAatggggcagccctgctgccactcTCACTGAGGTGCAGAACAGATGTGTGAGGAGTTCAAGGGCTAGGTCGGTCAGTCTTCAGATCTGCAGACACTTGGACTGTGGTACCCCGGGTGTGGCAGTTTGATCCCACTGTAGAGGAGAAGTGTAACCTTTGCCTCAGCAGAACTGCAGTAACCCTTCCCAAATTTACGTGAGGGTTTcacagagctgggaagggaggattTCTAGGAGTGTCAGTCCTGCAGCTACATGGAGGTGCTGATCGGAAGGCTCTGACTGACCCTTCCTTGCTCACCTCCTGTCCCCTGCACTTTTCCCTGAGGATAGCCACTAACCTTCTTTACTTCTTCTCCCTGCAGAACCAGCAAACAACAGTGCTGGCCTCACAGGAGAGAAGTGGAAATGCTGTCCCACGTAGGCAGCAGGCTTATGTGGCCCCCCTCACATCAACTATTTCTCAGGCTCCCTACACGTTTCAGCACAGCAGCCCAGTGCATCCCCACCTGGCAGCAGCAACGGCAAACGCACACCTGTCCAGCCAGCCACATATGTACACTTATGCTCCAACCACTGCTGCAACACTGGGCTCCACCACCTCCATCGCCCACCTCTTCTCTCCTCAGGGCTCTTCGCGGCACACCACGTACGCTGCCCACCC
Encoded proteins:
- the HIPK1 gene encoding homeodomain-interacting protein kinase 1 isoform X1 translates to MASQLQVFSPPSVSSSAFCSAKKLKVEPSVWDVSGQSSSDKYYTHSKNLPAAQGQASSSHQVASFSIPAYDQNLLLPAPSVEHIVVTAADSTGSSATASFQNSQTLTHRSNVSLLEPYQKCGLKRKSEEVDSNGSVQIIEEHPPLMLQNRPAVGAAATTTTVTTKSSSSSGEGDYQLVQHEILCSMTNSYEVLEFLGRGTFGQVAKCWKRSTKEIVAIKILKNHPSYARQGQIEVSILSRLSSENADEYNFVRSYECFQHKNHTCLVFEMLEQNLYDFLKQNKFSPLPLKYIRPILQQVATALMKLKSLGLIHADLKPENIMLVDPARQPYRVKVIDFGSASHVSKAVCSTYLQSRYYRAPEIILGLPFCEAIDMWSLGCVIAELFLGWPLYPGASEYDQIRYISQTQGLPAEYLLSAGTKTSRFFNRDPNLGYPLWRLKTPEEHELETGIKSKEARKYIFNCLDDMAQVNMSTDLEGTDMLAEKADRREYIDLLKKMLTIDADKRITPLKTLNHPFVTMTHLLDFPHSNHVKSCFQNMEICKRRVNMYDTVNQIKSPFMTHVAPNTSTNLTMSFNNQLNTVHNQASVLASNSTAAATLSLANSDVSLLNYQSALYPSSAAPVAGVTQQSVSLQPGTTQICTQADPFQQTFIVCPPAFQTGLQATTKHSGFPVRMENAVPIVPQAPAAQPLQIQSGVLTQGSCTPLMVATLHPQVATITPQYAVPFTLNCAAGRPALVEQTAAVLQAWPGGTQQILLPSTWQQLPGVALHNSVQPATVIPETISGSQQLADWRNAHSHGNQYSTLMQQPSLLTNHVTLATAQPLNVGVAHVVRQQQSSNVPAKKNKQPAPSAAKPSSTLETMPSQVYSLIGSSPLRSTSSSSNVLVPVQEQHQPIVIPDTPSPPVSVITIRSDTDEEEDSKYKPASLGMKQRSNVISYVTVNDSPDSDSSLNSPYATDPLSSLRSTGGALELPSRGASDSSSSRTIIVPPLKTQLNDCIVATQASGILSSTSKTKPVASVSGQSSGCCITPTGYRSHRVVTSGVQPLNLSQNQQTTVLASQERSGNAVPRRQQAYVAPLTSTISQAPYTFQHSSPVHPHLAAATANAHLSSQPHMYTYAPTTAATLGSTTSIAHLFSPQGSSRHTTYAAHPSTLVHQVPVSVGPSLLTSANVPPAQYQHQFAPQSYIGASRGSAIYTGYPLSPTKINQYSYL